AAAAGCAAACCGGCACCCTCCCCATGAGCTCACTCTCCCCAGGGAGGACGGAGCTTGCTGTTCTCAGGACTCTTTCCATTCTTACTTCCTGGAGTCCTTGACCTGGAGGTCTTTAAGCCAGTGGGGAACACAGCAGGGCATGTGTTCTGAGAACAGACAGCGGACCCTACCGGCTTCATAAATACACCCCTCGAATATTGACTCTGCGTATCATCCAAAACACCTTCCCAGCCCTGGCCTTACCCGCCCATGGAGGTTTACTAATGCCATTTCCCAGTCAGGAAGGGGCTTGCCCAAGGGCACAGTGGGCAGTGGCCCGGTCCTGAACTCAGGCCTTCTGAAGCCATGAAGACCACAGGGAACCgtgaatggtggctcacacccgtaatcctagcactttgggtggccacagccgaaggattgcttgaggccagaaatctAAAACCAACTTGGCCAAcgtagcaagaacctgtctctatgttttattatttatttgtttagagatgaagtctccctctgtcgcccaggctggagtacagtggcacaatcttggctcactgcagcctccatctcccagattcaagcgattctcctgcctcatcctcctgagtagctgggattacaggcatccaccaccagacccggctaatttttgtatttttagtagagacagcgtttcgccatgtttgcaggctgctctcaaactcctgacctcaagtgatccacatgcctcaccctcccaaagtgctgggattacaggcgtgagccaccgctcctggcctcttttttttttttttgagacggagtcttgcttgttgcccaggctggaaggcagtggcgcaatctcggctcactgcaacctccccggcctctatttttttttttttttttttttttgagacggagtctcactctgtcgcccaggctggagtgcagtggcgcaatctcggctcactgcaagctccgcctcccgggttcacgccattctcctgcctcagcctctccgagtagctgggactacaggcgcccgccaccgcgcccggctaatttttttgtatttttagtagagacggggtttcaccgtggtctcgatctcctgacgtcgtgatctgcccgcctcagcctcccaaagtgctgggaatacaagagtgagccaccgcgcccggcctcccggcctctattttttaaacaaagaaagaaaaaaagaccacaGGGGCCATGCCGTGACCTGAGGATGGCACTAATGGGGCATGGAATCCTGGCTTGGGGCCCATTCCTAAGAAGGTAAGAAGaggcatttcttcttcttcttcttctttctttttctttcttttttttttttgagagggtctcactttgttactcagggtggagtgcagtggggcaatcaatctcactgcagcctaaaactcctgggctcaggtgaccctcccacctcagcctcctgaagtgccgggtttacagggatgagccactgtgcccaacctcaaGAGACATGTTTTTTCCTAGCCACTCATCTTCGGACCCTTACAGctaagcccattttacagatgtgcaGAGTCGCTGGGGAATGAGGGTGCCGAGATTCATTCCTAGAACTGGCCGCTAGGTGGCAGCAGCAGGCCTTGTTTCAATCTCCTACGAGGCTTGGCGGGCTCTGGCGCCCTCTGGTGGCTGTGGGAAAACACGCCAAGAAGTCTGACGGAGAAACATCGGGGAAACTGAGGTAGAGTTGTTACCTCTTGGGAGAGAGATACTCGCGGGGAGAAGCTGGGCCTAGGTGGTGTCCCGCGGTGGCCTCAGGCTGACTGGCCATTCTCCAGCCTATCAGGTCTGGTTAGCAAAGTCCTTTCATCAAGGTGAGCACTCGGGAGGAGGGTGTAGGCTCCTCCCCATCTGCAGCAGCCCCGGGGACAGCCCTGGTCCAGGACTCAGGCCCCTGTTCCCAGCGCGGTTTAGCTGCCAACCGGATCTCCTTCTGCAAGAGGGGAAACGGAAGGAAACTTTATTCCCGAGTCTGTGAAGCCAGGAAAAGGGGCAATGCCTGGTGGGCGGGGCCGGATCTACATCCGGGGCCTCCTAAGACCAGGACCGCGaggggaggctgaaggaggagctACAGCCCGTAGTCACTGGGCTGAGCAGGAGGAACATTCAAAAGGCCTGGGAGCACAGGGTGGGGTTCTGGGCAGTGAGACCCTCCCCTGGCCTCCGTGTCATGGACAGCCTTGTCACAAGCTGGCCACATCAGATGCTCTCTTTCGGGACTTTGGgactgagaaagagagaggtgaGTCAGTCTCCGTGTGCAGCTGGAAAGGCATCAGGTAACCCTGGGCGGGGTCTGAGGACAGCAGGAAAAGCCTGTCtatgaagggaagggaagtgagaGTGGGGAGCAGGGATGGAGGGATGCTGCGATGGAGGATGGAGGGTACAGGGATACAGGAATGGAGGAATGGAAAAATAGAGGGATGCAGGAATGGAGGGATGAAGAGGTGCAGGGATACTGGGGTGGAGGGATGCTGCGATGGAGGAAcgcagggatggagggatggaggatgTAAGGGTACAGGGATGGAGGATGGAGGGGTGCAGGGATGCAGAGATGGAGGATGGAGGGGTACAGCGAAGGAGGGGTGCGGGGATGGAGGGGTGCAGGGACAGAGGGATGCAGGGACAGAGGGATACAGGGATGGAGTGATGGAAAGGTACAGGAATGGAGGGGTGCAGGGATAGAGGGATGGGGGTGCagggatggaaggatggaggggTACAGGGATGGAGGGGTACAGGGATGGAGAGATAGAGGGGTATAGGGATGGAGGGGTGCAGGGATGGAGGGGTACAGGGATGGAGGGGTACAGGGACGGAGGGTCCTCCTTCAGTGCCCCATGGTATTCCCGGCCTAGTTCCTGCCCTGCTGAGGGAGGCACCCTGGGTCCCTGGAGCAAAGGCCCCTCAGGACTTTAGGCCTGGCCAGTGAAGTGGAAATGCCGTTCTGGACACAGTGGTGGCTCTGGGTGCCCTGACACCTGTTGGCCTCTCAGAGGCGGCTGCTGTGACTCCTAAGGCCACAGATGGGCACAGCCTCAGGCCTGGCTGCCTCCTCTACCCTGCAGCCCAAGTTCCTGGAGTCAACACCCACAGAGGGCACACAGTGGGGGCCGGCTGAAGGACTGTGGTGCATCCAGGCGGCAGGGCACTATGCAGCCATGAGAACAAGCCAATGTGACATATGCCGACAGGTAGACGCCCAGGATGGGGACGAGAACACAGCCAGTGGCAGACCAGCCCCGTGGGAAAAACCAAAGTCACCAACCGCACAGCCACCTGCTTCCAAACGTCACACTGCCTGCCTTGAGCGCTCACTTCAACCTTActcaaatgttagctattacagGAACatgagttattttgtttttaaaatactaataaagaaaataaaactttaaaaagtttcctggctgggcgtgggggctcacgcctgcaatcccagcacttcgggaggctgaggcgggcagttcCCTTGAGCCCTAGAGTGcgataccagcctgggtaacacggcaGAACCCAGgatctacaaaatataaaaaacaaaaaattagctgggcatgttggtgtgcacctgcagttccagctacttggaggctgaggtgggaggatcacttgaacctgggaggttgaggttgcagtgagctatgatcacgccactgcatccgagcctgggtgacagagcgagaccctgtctcaaaaaatagaaaacaaaacaaaaaagtttctcaAGAGGGTATGGGGGCGTTGCCCAGTCCATCAGAAGGGCCAGTGGGTGGAGGTGGGCTCACTGGCCTCTGGAGGGCCCCTAGCAGGCCACCCCACCTCAGTTACGTCGGGACTGGGGAGCCCCATCCTGGGTACTCTGTGCAGGAAAGGGGTCCCACCCACAACCCACACTCACCCTGGAAGGCAGAGCCTCTTCTCCCATAAAGCCTGGCCCAGCCTGGAGCTGAAGCCCCGGGCCGCCACTGAGAGGGCTTGGTCCCGTCTGTAGAGCAAGGGTCTGAATAGCCTGATGCCCTGGACCAGGTGCCCCTGCTCTGTGCACTGGACCTGCTCCTATCACTGAACTCTCCCACAAGGCGGGGACAgacgaagaaactgaggcttgatgAGGGACCCCACTGCAGAGCCCCACCATGGGTAGGGGCAGGCCCCAAACTACACCCTGGCTGCTGGGCTCCATGGCCCAGCTGATGCCACACAAAGCCTGCAGAGCCGTACCGTGCCTGCCACCTGGGAAGCACCAGGCCAGCGGTTAGTTACCGCCAGGGCTGGCACAGCCCAAGCCTGATGCCTCCCCTGACCGCCAGCCCCACGCAGCACTCAGCCACACGGAGCTCCAGGAGATGCCTGCCGTCACAGGCGCCACAAACCTTTCCTTTATTGCAAACATGTCCCAGTCCCGGGAGGCTTGGGAAGAGTGGGAACCAGGGGAACCCAGGGATGGGATTCCACCAAAAACGAACCGTCCTGCTGTCGTGTCGAGGGTCCCCCACCCACAGGACGTCGCCATGGAACAGCCACTGAGGGACCAGGGAGAGGGGCGGCAGAgcagggaggcagggacagggaggggtCACCCCAGGGCAGTGGCAGGGCTGGAACTCGTCCCTAACATCCCTGAGCGCCAGCAGGTGCCCTGTGTTAGAAGCGAGAGggctggtgggggtgggtggaCAAGGGGCAGAATGATCCTGCCCCCCACCAGTATCGCCAGGTGCTGGCCCAGtggccccaggccctggcagcTGGCGTCCTCCACTGCCTTCCCCCTGCTCTGCGCGGGGACATTCAGTCCGCTGGGGAGGCCTCGGTGATGGCCCTCTCCACCCGCAGGTACCAGGGCTGGATGTGTGTGTGCTGCATCAGGTCATCAAATGCATCCAGCCCCTCCATCACACGCAGCACGCCATACACCGCCTGGGGCACGAAACAGAAACGTGTCACCACGGCTGGTTTGACAGGCATCCAAACCTCCTCTGTTCCCTGCCAGCTGTGTGGCCAGGTCCCATCCCCTCCCCGCTTGGAGCTCGTGACCCACTCAAGGGCCAGCAGCACAGGTGAGGGTTTGAACAAAGCGTGTGGGGTGGCTGCAGGTCTCATCtgcttcacacctgtaaccccttTTCTGGGCCACAGACCCGCCCCCACAAGTTTCCTTGGGATAAATGCCCTCCCCCATCTCAGGTCCTGAGATTGGGGAGAAGAGAACCCACCACCCAGTTTCAAGACCTAGGTCACCCAGGGGCaggacagtttttaaaatgagcagtgggccgggcacggtggctcatgcctgtagtcccagcactttggaaggccaaagtgggtggatcacctgaggtcaggagcttgagaccagcctggccaacatactgaaactctgtctctactaaaaatataaaaattagccgggcatggtggcacaggcctgtaatcccagctactcgggaggctgaggcaggagaattgcttgaacctgggaggcggaggttgcagtgagctgagattgtaccactgcactccagcctgggtgacagcatgagacttggtctcaaaaaaaaaaaaagaaacaaggcagCGAAGCCAGGCCAGTGAGACGTCATCCCAGGGGTTTTGCTGGGAGAAGCCTGGAGCACCGGACCCAGCCCGCCTGAGGCTGAAGCCAACTCCAGGGAGGGCAGTGTTGATGGCGACAGGTAGAGCTGGCCCACCCGGGCCTCTGGATCCAGCAGGGCCCGAAGCCAACCCTTTCCCTGAACTTGTCAGTTATGTGAACCAAGGCAGTTCCTGGTCATCGGTTTCTCTCCTGGAGCCACTTCAAGGCAAGTTTCTGTCCGTGATGGCAGAGAGAGGCAGGTTCTTCTGGCAAGATGCAGGCGCTGCCCAGGCTTTCCCTTGCAAACCTCCCCCACTCTGAGGACAGAACCCTCGGTCCAGGCACCACCTGCCACCACCACACTCACCAAATCGGCGAGATTCGGCTTCTGGCCCCCCATGAAGGGCCGGTCCTTGCCCACAGCAGCCACCCACTTGTCGGCAGCCTCATAGAGGTCCTCGCGAACGTTGTCCTGGAGGCGGTGCCTGGGCGGGGAAGGGAAAAGCCCCTCAGGGgagcccccactcccagcccagcAGGGAAGAGGGGTCTCCtctggggagaggggggaggtgTGGAAGCCAGGACGGCACCCCAGGTGACAGCATCACATCTGCAGGTGCCTCAGGGAGCATCTGTCCCAGACGGGGAGGCTGTGGTAAGGGCAAGAGACCAGACCAGGGAGACAGCCACAGAGGAGGCGCCAGTCAGGGCCCAGGCTTCCGGCTTCAAGGCCAGCCCTGCTGTCCCCGGGGGGAGGTGAGCAGGAGCTCTGGGTCCAAGTCCCGTCTTGGCCAAGGGACCCATAATCCATAACTCGTTTCCCACCTGCCctaggcctcagcctcccgctgGTCTCCTGAGGGGTGTGATGGGATCACCACTGCTCGTGGCACCGGAGGCTCGGGGACAGCAGGCCCCGGATGTGCACACACACTTGCCTGCTCTTGAGTCGCTTGCTGATGAGGTACATGGCCGCTGCACCCATGTACTTGGCCACGGCACCCTCCACGGCTCCGAACTTGCCCTCTCGGACAATGTAGTCAAAGGACGCCAGAGCCTCGGTGGGCGTGCGGTACACATTGGGGGAGATCAGGTGCACCAGCCAGTCGTCCGCCCACTGCCGCCACTTCATCTCCTCCCTGTGGGCACGGGAGGGACGTCCTAAGCCAGGACCTGGGCTGTGTCGGGAGCAGGCTGCGTTCTCTAGAACATACCCACTGCACGGGTGGGAAGCTGAAGCCTGAGCaggaggtcttttttttttttttgagacaaactcttgctctgtcacccaggctggagtgcaatggcatgacagctcactgtatcctctgccccctgggttcaagcgattctcctgcctcagcctccctagtagctgggattataggtgtgtgcctccacacctagctaatttttgtatttttatagagatggggttttgccatgttggccaggctggtcttgaactcctgacctcaggtgatctgcctgcctcagcctcccaacatgctgggattacaggagtgagccaccacgcccggctgcaaGAAGGTCTCTACTGAAATCCGGCATGGCCTGGCCCCAGCCCCGCTGGTCTCCCATGCTGCTCCCGGCTCACGCCATCTTGCTCAGCTTGGTCCTACTCTACAGAAGACCCCTGCCGTCACCACCGTCCCccgccagccccagccccactcacGTCCTGGCCTCCTTCCCGCCATACACTTGCTGGGCCTCCTTCTCGCTGAGCATGAGCCAGTACTTATTGCCGAACTCGGTCACCTCCTTGCCCTGGTCGTTCACAGCTTTCATGGCTGGGTAGTAGGTGATGATCTCTTCCAGGGGCTGCCTTCAGAGAGAGCCACAATCTCACCCCAACTCCTTCCCCCTCCTGTCCCCTGTGGCCGACCAACCCCGCTGCCCCAGCCTCAAAGTGGAGCCAGGACCAACAAAGGCTCTCCGGACTCTTGCAGTAAGAGGGATTTGGAGTAGATGCCAGGGCTACTTCCCCAAGAGAGGGAGGTGTGGGGAGGACAAAGTGGGGGGCTTGGAGTAGGACGGCCACAGGCTTCTctggaaaatcttttttttttttttttttgagatggagtctcactctgtcacccaggctagagtgcagtggcacgatcctggctcactgcaacctctgtcttccgggttcaagcgattctcctgcctcagcctcctgagtagctgggactacaggcactcgccactatgcctggctaatttttgtatttttagtagagatggggttttgccatgttggccaggctggtctggaactcctgacctcaagggatctgcctgcctcggcctcccaaagtgctgggattacaggtgcgagccactccGTACTCTGGAAATCTAAGCAGCAGCTCCACCTGCTCCCACCACGGAACTCGGGGAGGCCTCCCTGGAGGAAGAAgccaccaaaagcaatggccgCCTGGTCTCCGAGGGGCTCCTTACCCCGACACCAGGTAGGTCTTGAGGGCGCTGATGATGACAGAGGAGTCGTTCAGTTGTTGCTGGAAGAGAAAAGGGTGGTTTAATCTGAGGTTGCAACCCAGCCACTGGGAGTCACCAGGGGCTCTTTAACAAGACACTCTGGGCATTGTTTATCCATTCCTGGGGACATGCCCAGAGTCCTCCCCGCCCTGCCCTCAGGGCACCCATCCTGAGTAGGGAGACGCGGTTGTGGCTAATGGGGAGGAAGGTGTGGGAAAGCCGTGGGGTCTAAGCCCCAGCCCACTCACCCATTTGGCCTCCCAGGTAGAGGGGCAGGGTGGGTTCTGGAAGCTACATACTAGACCCCAAGCATTGTGCCAGGCATTTCATATCTGCTGCCCCTGCAAGCCAGAATATGGCCCCTTGTTGACTCATGAAGCAAGCAAGtgcagagaggctaagtgacttgccccaagtcacacagctagtgagggGGTGAATCACACCTCAAACCCAGATCGATGATTTCAGAATCTATGTTGTTAAGCTGTGGTGTTCTGCCTCCCTGAGACCCAGCAGGTGTTTGGTTTTGGTACGGAAGGAGAGAGCCTACATTTATCGAGCATCCACTGTATGCAGCTACTTTCCCCACAGTCCTTAGAGGCACAAGGATCAGAAGTTCCTTCCCAGGCTGCAGAGCCAGGCCAGGCTAGGGGGCGCTGCAGGACAAcccaggaaaggaggaaggatgCAGGGGGTTCCCTGGGGCTCACCGAGCTTTCTCCTTCCTGGGCCACCAGGATGGGCACCTTTCTGTAGGAGGAGAACTTGATCTCAGCCCTGCGCACAGGGTTCACCTCCACCACCTGGTAGGGCAGGGCGTGGAAGTCGAGGAAGGCTCGGACCTTGCTGCAGAAGGGACACGTCTTGTACTGGTACAGGGTCAGCTGCAGGCGGCTAGACAGGGAGAGCTGCGGGCAGCAGACAGAAGGGGCTTCTAGACCTGGcacccccaggcccaggccctgcccccaaGCAAGTATGTTTTCCAGAGGAGTCTTCTGAGATGACGCTAGAACATCGGGAAGAGGAACTAGAGATGGAAGGGGGTGGTAAGGGGAAAGGGAGGCACTGGATGGCAGCCCAGGTTTAAGCCCCCCGCCAGCACGGTCCCTACGGGAGTCCTACCCTTTGCTGTGAGGTTGTGTAGGAGGAATCTTCCAGTCTCTGTCCCATACTGGACAGACCCCTTTTCTCACTCCAGTCTCAAGGGGACACCAGACAGCCCCAGGGTATACACCCCACTCCCACAAACACGGAACAACTGTTTCAACTTTGCTTGTTCACTCCCACTCCTCTAACCCCAGGGACCTGT
The nucleotide sequence above comes from Nomascus leucogenys isolate Asia chromosome 8, Asia_NLE_v1, whole genome shotgun sequence. Encoded proteins:
- the PTGES2 gene encoding prostaglandin E synthase 2 isoform X2 encodes the protein MATTERLLCHHQRPQDLPGVGPLEEIITYYPAMKAVNDQGKEVTEFGNKYWLMLSEKEAQQVYGGKEARTEEMKWRQWADDWLVHLISPNVYRTPTEALASFDYIVREGKFGAVEGAVAKYMGAAAMYLISKRLKSRHRLQDNVREDLYEAADKWVAAVGKDRPFMGGQKPNLADLAVYGVLRVMEGLDAFDDLMQHTHIQPWYLRVERAITEASPAD
- the PTGES2 gene encoding prostaglandin E synthase 2 isoform X3, which gives rise to MKAVNDQGKEVTEFGNKYWLMLSEKEAQQVYGGKEARTEEMKWRQWADDWLVHLISPNVYRTPTEALASFDYIVREGKFGAVEGAVAKYMGAAAMYLISKRLKSRHRLQDNVREDLYEAADKWVAAVGKDRPFMGGQKPNLADLAVYGVLRVMEGLDAFDDLMQHTHIQPWYLRVERAITEASPAD
- the PTGES2 gene encoding prostaglandin E synthase 2 isoform X1, translating into MAPAARVVRALWPGGCALAWRLGGRPQPLLPKQSRAGFAGAAGGPGPVAAARKGSPRLLGAAALALGGALGLYHTARWHLRAQDLHAERSAAQLSLSSRLQLTLYQYKTCPFCSKVRAFLDFHALPYQVVEVNPVRRAEIKFSSYRKVPILVAQEGESSQQLNDSSVIISALKTYLVSGQPLEEIITYYPAMKAVNDQGKEVTEFGNKYWLMLSEKEAQQVYGGKEARTEEMKWRQWADDWLVHLISPNVYRTPTEALASFDYIVREGKFGAVEGAVAKYMGAAAMYLISKRLKSRHRLQDNVREDLYEAADKWVAAVGKDRPFMGGQKPNLADLAVYGVLRVMEGLDAFDDLMQHTHIQPWYLRVERAITEASPAD